TCACGCCAGAGACCATCGTCGCCTTTGACACCGAGACCACGGGCGTTGATAGCAAGAGCGCAAAGATCGTCGGTTTTAGCTTTTGCTTTAACGACGAGGACGCCTACTACGTGCCAGTGGCTCACAACTACCTAGGCGCGCCAAAGCAAATAGACCTAAAATTTGCCACTTGGGCGGTAGGGCAAATTTATAAAGGTTGCGTGATCGGACAAAATTTAAAATATGACTTTGAGATCGTGAAAAACAACCTTGGGCTCAACCCTCCAGCAAATTTTAAAGACACGATGATACTTGCGTGGCTTAGCGATCCAAACTCAAGTGTCGGCATGGACGCGCTGGCAAAGAGGCTCTATGACTACGACACGATCAAATTTGAAGATGTGGTCAAAAAGGGACAAACTTTTGGCGATGTGCCCCTAGAAAATGCCGCTAAATACGCGAGCGAGGATGCTTGGATAACGCTTAAATTTTATAAAACTTTTCAAAACACGCTTGATAAAAATTTACTAGCGCTTGCCGATACGCACGAGTTTCCTTTTATCCTCACGCTCTTTGATATGGAGCAAAATGGCATCAAGATAAACGAAGCTAAGATGCAAAAGCTCATCCTTGAAAACGACACCAAACTAAAGGCGCTAACAAGTGAAATTTACGAGCTAAGCGGCGAAAATTTCAACATAAACTCCGTAAAACAGCTTGGCGTCATACTTTTTGAGCACCTAAAGCTTCCAACCAAAAAGAAGACAAAAACAGGATATAGCACCGATGAGAGCGTGCTAGCTGAGCTTACGGGCGCTCATCCAGTGATAGAGAAAATTTTAGCTTACAGAGAGCTATATAAACTGCAAAGCACCTACTGCGAGCCACTTTTAGCGCTTGCGAAAAAGGACGAGGGCTCACGAATTTACACGAGCTTTTTACAAACTGGCACGAGTACTGGCAGGCTTTCAAGCAAAAATCCAAATTTACAAAATATCCCAGCTCGTGGCAGCCTCGCAAAGGATGTCAGAGAGTGCTTTGAGGCGGGCGAAGGCTATAGCTTCGTGGGGCTTGACTACAGTCAGATCGAGCTTAGGCTGCTAGCTCACTTTAGCCGTGATCCTGCGCTTCTTGAGGCGTTTAAAAATGACGAGGATATCCACGCAAGGACGGCTATTAGCATATTTGGTAGCAGCGACGGGCAAAATAGAGCCGTGGCAAAGAGTATAAATTTTGGCCTCATTTACGGCATGGGCTCAAGCAAGCTGGCAAATCAAGTAAACATCACAAGAGCCGAGGCAAAAGAGTATATAGAGCTCTATTTTAAGGCGTTTGAGACGATCAAGGAGTTTTTGGAGAGCATAAAAATTTCAGCTAAAAATGACGGCTTTGTGCAAACACTTCTTGGCAGAAGACGCTATTTTGACTTTAAAAGTGCCACACCTATGCAAATAGCCATGTTTGAGCGCGAGGCGGTAAATACGGTCTTTCAAGGCTCTGCGGCAGATCTAGTTAAGATGGCGATGGTAAAAGTTAGAGCAAATTTAGATAAAAATGCAAAAATGTTGCTTCAAATCCACGACGAGCTGATATTTGAAGTAAAAGACGAATTTGCACAGGAATTTGGCAAGGCGACACAAAAGACAATGGAGGAAATTTACACGCTAAATGTGCCGCTTAAAACATCGCTAAATATCGCTAAAAACTGGGGTGAGCTAAAATAGATAGATAAATTTTGCTGGAGCTTTTAAGATGATTAGCTCCTGCTTTATACTTAAAAAATAAAGTTGTGATTTATCGCTACATCTTTGAATTTTTATACTTTTGTAAAAAGCAAATGGTATCAGTCAAATAAGCCAGCAAGCAGCCCAACGCGTAACATGCGATGTCGCTAACGTCAAATATTCCGCCAAAGACTATACGTATTATTAAATTATGAATATCTAAAATTTCAAGTACTTTAAAGTATTGTAAAATTTCTATAAATAGCGAGAAGATAAATATTTCAAACGCTAAAATTTTTGGTGTAGTTTTAAACACGGCTCGTCCAAATGCGTAAAGCATCACCGTAAATAGCACATCACCCAAATAATGACGCACGAAGCCACCTTT
This region of Campylobacter concisus genomic DNA includes:
- the polA gene encoding DNA polymerase I is translated as MKTLTIIDTFGFFFRLYYAMSGLKNREGKPSGMISGFANFIASLKDEYQSDYLIFALDSKGKTLRHEILGDYKANRNEPPAQLKEQLPVCIDMIEKMGLYSLSREGYEADDIIASAVKFCKDKDIFVRIVTHDKDLYQLIEDGKVSIYSPQSKIDHDSASCFEKYGVYPAQVRDFLAIAGDSSDNIPGVKGIGAVGAKKLLAEYGSLDGIYENLALLRNERTKNMLAAARDEAFLSKKLATLFDDAITSLDLEHSKFPEQNPLINISEILKEYDLNRLLKSLQKEESVEFKLGFRANLLLDEASIEKLLSSVTPETIVAFDTETTGVDSKSAKIVGFSFCFNDEDAYYVPVAHNYLGAPKQIDLKFATWAVGQIYKGCVIGQNLKYDFEIVKNNLGLNPPANFKDTMILAWLSDPNSSVGMDALAKRLYDYDTIKFEDVVKKGQTFGDVPLENAAKYASEDAWITLKFYKTFQNTLDKNLLALADTHEFPFILTLFDMEQNGIKINEAKMQKLILENDTKLKALTSEIYELSGENFNINSVKQLGVILFEHLKLPTKKKTKTGYSTDESVLAELTGAHPVIEKILAYRELYKLQSTYCEPLLALAKKDEGSRIYTSFLQTGTSTGRLSSKNPNLQNIPARGSLAKDVRECFEAGEGYSFVGLDYSQIELRLLAHFSRDPALLEAFKNDEDIHARTAISIFGSSDGQNRAVAKSINFGLIYGMGSSKLANQVNITRAEAKEYIELYFKAFETIKEFLESIKISAKNDGFVQTLLGRRRYFDFKSATPMQIAMFEREAVNTVFQGSAADLVKMAMVKVRANLDKNAKMLLQIHDELIFEVKDEFAQEFGKATQKTMEEIYTLNVPLKTSLNIAKNWGELK
- a CDS encoding DUF2809 domain-containing protein; the encoded protein is MRHSLRARLSFLLVAVVILAIEIYIAAFVKGGFVRHYLGDVLFTVMLYAFGRAVFKTTPKILAFEIFIFSLFIEILQYFKVLEILDIHNLIIRIVFGGIFDVSDIACYALGCLLAYLTDTICFLQKYKNSKM